In Rissa tridactyla isolate bRisTri1 chromosome 2, bRisTri1.patW.cur.20221130, whole genome shotgun sequence, a single window of DNA contains:
- the LOC128905460 gene encoding feather keratin-like encodes MACNDLCRPCGPTPLANSCNEPCVRQCEYSRVVIQPPTVVVTLPGPILSSFPQSTFVGSSASAAVGNELSAQGVPVSSGGFGYGYGYGLGGLGCYGGRRGCYPC; translated from the coding sequence atggcctgcaacgacctctgccgcccctgcggacccaccccactggctaacagctgcaacgagccctgcgtcaggcagtgcgagtactcacgcgtcgtcatccagccccccactgtggtggtcaccctgccaggacccatcctcagctccttcccccagagcacctttgtcggatcctccgcatccgctgccgtgggcaatgaactcagcgcccagggagtgcccgtctcctccggtGGCTTCGGCTATGGctacggctatggcttgggaggccttggctgctacggtggcagaagaggctgctacccctgctaa
- the LOC128906311 gene encoding feather keratin-like, whose product MDIAEQVKCTATKALKGLEHLSSEEKLSELGGLSTRRQGPEGEVSSMSLNPEWQNDLCGPCGPTPLANSCNEPCVRQCEASRVIIQPPAVQVTLPGPILTSFPQSTAVGSSASAAVGNELSAQGVPISSGGFGFGYGYGLGGLGCYGGRRGCYPC is encoded by the exons ATGGACATAGCGGAGCAAGTGAAGTGCACAGCCACAAAGgcgctgaagggactggagcacctttcctccGAGGAGAAGCTGAGTGAGCTGGGAGGTTTATCAACCAGGCGGCAAGGACCTGAAGGGGAGGTGTCATCGATGTCTCTGAATCCTGAATGGCAG aacgacctctgcggaccctgcggacccaccccgctggctaacagctgcaacgagccctgcgtcaggcagtgcgaggcctcccgcgtcaTCATCCAGCCTCCcgccgtgcaggtcaccctgccaggacccatcctcacctccttcccccagagcaccgccgtcggatcctccgcatctgctgccgtgggcaatgaactcagcgcccagggagtgcccatctcctccggcggcttcggcttcggctacggctacggcttgggaggccttggctgctacggtggcagaagaggctgctacccctgctaa